The following are encoded in a window of Bos indicus isolate NIAB-ARS_2022 breed Sahiwal x Tharparkar chromosome 21, NIAB-ARS_B.indTharparkar_mat_pri_1.0, whole genome shotgun sequence genomic DNA:
- the DICER1 gene encoding endoribonuclease Dicer isoform X2: MKSPALQPLSMAGLQLMTPASSPMGPFFGLPWQQEAIHDNIYTPRKYQVELLEAALDHNTIVCLNTGSGKTFIAVLLTKELSYQIRGDFNRNGKRTVFLVNSANQVAQQVSAVRTHSDLKVGEYSNLEVSASWTKEKWNQEFTKHQVLVMTCYVALNVLKNGYLSLSDINLLVFDECHLAILDHPYREIMKLCENCPSCPRILGLTASILNGKCDPEELEEKIQKLEKILKSNAETATDLVVLDRYTSQPCEIVVDCGPFTDRSGLYERLLMELEEALNFINDCNISVHSKERDSTLISKQILSDCRAVLVVLGPWCADKVAGMMVRELQKHIKHEQEELHRKFLLFTDTFLRKIHALCEEHFSPASLDLKFVTPKVIKLLEILRKYKPYERQQFESVEWYNNRNQDNYVSWSDSEDDEEDEEIEEKEKPETNFPSPFTNILCGIIFVERRYTAVVLNR; encoded by the exons ATGAAAAGCCCTGCTTTGCAACCCCTCAGCATGGCAGGCCTGCAGCTCATGACCCCTGCTTCCTCACCAATGGGTCCTTTCTTTGGACTGCCATGGCAACAAGAAGCAATTCATGATAACATTTATACGCCAAGAAAATATCAG GTTGAACTGCTTGAAGCAGCTCTGGATCATAATACCATAGTCTGTTTAAACACTGGCTCAGGGAAGACGTTTATTGCAGTACTACTCACTAAAGAGCTGTCTTATCAGATCAGGGGAGACTTCAACAGAAATGGCAAAAGGACGGTGTTCTTGGTCAACTCTG CAAACCAGGTTGCCCAACAAGTGTCAGCTGTCAGAACTCACTCAGATCTCAAGGTCGGGGAATACTCAAACCTAGAAGTAAGTGCATCTTGGACAAAAGAGAAATGGAACCAAGAGTTTACTAAACATCAG GTTCTCGTTATGACTTGCTATGTCGCCTTGAATGTTTTGAAAAATGGTTACTTATCACTGTCAGACATTAACCTTTTGGTGTTTGATGAGTGTCATCTTGCAATCCTAGACCACCCCTACCGAGAAATTATGAAG CTTTGTGAAAATTGTCCATCATGTCCTCGTATTTTGGGACTAACTGCTTCCATTTTAAATGGGAAATGTGATCCAGAGGAATTGGAAGAGAAGATTCAGAAACTGGAGAAAATTCTTAAGAGTAATGCTGAAACTGCAACTGACTTGGTGGTCTTAGACAG ATATACTTCTCAGCCATGTGAGATTGTGGTAGACTGTGGACCATTTACTGACAGAAGTGGGCTTTATGAAAGACTGCTGATGGAGTTAGAAGAAGCACTTAATTTTATCAATGACTGTAACATATCTGTACATTCAAAAGAAAGAGATTCTACTTTAATTTCTAAACAG ATACTCTCAGACTGCCGTGCGGTCCTGGTTGTCCTGGGACCCTGGTGTGCCGATAAAGTAGCTGGAATGATGGTCAGAGAGCTGCAGAAACACATCAAACATGAGCAGGAGGAGCTGCACCGGAAGTTTCTGTTGTTCACAGACACTTTCCTACGGAAAATCCACGCCCTGTGTGAAGAGCACTTCTCCCCTGCCTCGCTTGACCTGAAGTTTGTCACTCCTAAAGTAATAAAGCTGCTCGAGATCTTACGCAAATACAAACCGTATGAGCGGCAGCAGTTTGAAAGCGTGGAGTGGTATAATAATAGGAACCAGGATAATTACGTGTCCTGGAGCGATTCTGAGGATGACGAGGAAGATGAAGAgattgaagagaaagaaaagccagaGACAAATTTTCCTTCTCCGTTTACCAACATTTTGTGTGGAATTATTTTTGTGGAAAGAAGATACACAGCCGTGGTCTTAAACAGGTAA